Proteins encoded by one window of Rhodoligotrophos appendicifer:
- a CDS encoding lysine--tRNA ligase codes for MMQPLEIVTSVIRDPELVDAALASKAWPFEEARKLLERAKKLGKSEILFETGYGPSGLPHIGTFGEVARTTMVRHAFSLMSDLPTRLICFSDDLDGLRKIPDNVPNKELIRPYLNQPLTKVPDPFGKFESFGQHNNAMLRAFLDQFGFEYDFFSATECYRSGLFDQALLRVLECYDEVMAIMLPSLREERQQSYSPFLPISPRTGHVLQVPIEERKVDAGTIVYKDPETGELVEQPVTGGQCKLQWKADWAMRWYALGVDYEMSGKDLIDSVKLSSRICSVLGGEPPDGFNYELFLDEMGQKISKSKGNGLTIDEWLRYASPDSLQLYMFQSPRKAKRLYFDVIPKAVDEYFTFLGKYPEQDLKEKLGNPVWHIHSGEPPASNLPISFALLLNLVSASNSSDRDVLWGFVRRYAPDASPEAHAEFDRLVDYAIQYFHDFVRPNKSFRAPSDLERRALEALEQRLATCEPTASAEAIQEMLYEVGKDAGFETLRDWFKALYEVLLGQEQGPRFGSFVALYGVAETRALIAAALSGKLG; via the coding sequence ATGATGCAACCCCTTGAGATCGTGACTTCCGTGATACGTGATCCTGAGCTCGTCGACGCTGCACTGGCCAGCAAGGCCTGGCCTTTCGAGGAAGCTCGAAAGCTCTTGGAGCGCGCCAAGAAGCTCGGAAAGTCCGAGATCCTGTTCGAAACGGGCTACGGCCCTTCGGGCTTGCCCCATATCGGCACCTTTGGCGAGGTGGCGCGAACAACCATGGTGCGGCACGCATTCTCCCTGATGTCGGATCTTCCAACCCGGCTCATCTGCTTTTCGGACGATCTGGACGGGTTGAGGAAAATCCCGGACAACGTGCCGAACAAGGAGCTGATCAGACCCTATCTGAACCAGCCCCTGACGAAGGTGCCGGATCCCTTCGGGAAGTTCGAGAGCTTCGGTCAGCACAACAATGCCATGCTGAGGGCGTTTCTCGATCAATTCGGCTTCGAGTATGATTTCTTCAGTGCGACCGAGTGCTATCGCTCCGGGCTCTTCGATCAGGCTCTGCTGAGGGTGCTCGAATGCTATGACGAGGTCATGGCCATCATGCTGCCTTCGCTGCGGGAAGAGCGGCAGCAGAGCTATTCACCTTTCCTGCCGATTTCACCGCGGACCGGCCATGTGCTGCAGGTGCCCATCGAGGAGCGAAAGGTCGATGCGGGCACGATCGTGTACAAGGATCCCGAGACCGGGGAACTCGTCGAGCAGCCGGTAACCGGCGGCCAGTGCAAGTTGCAATGGAAGGCGGACTGGGCCATGCGCTGGTATGCGCTGGGCGTGGATTACGAAATGTCGGGGAAGGATCTGATCGATTCGGTCAAACTCTCCAGCCGGATTTGCTCGGTCTTGGGCGGAGAGCCCCCGGATGGCTTCAATTACGAGCTGTTCCTCGACGAGATGGGGCAAAAGATCTCCAAGTCGAAGGGGAACGGACTGACCATCGACGAATGGCTGCGCTATGCCAGTCCCGACAGCCTGCAACTCTACATGTTCCAGTCGCCGCGCAAGGCGAAGCGGCTTTACTTCGACGTCATTCCGAAGGCGGTGGACGAGTATTTCACCTTCCTGGGAAAGTATCCGGAGCAGGATCTCAAGGAAAAGCTCGGTAATCCGGTGTGGCACATCCATTCCGGTGAGCCACCAGCCTCCAATCTTCCCATCAGCTTCGCCTTGCTGCTGAATCTGGTCAGCGCGTCGAATTCCTCCGACCGCGACGTGTTGTGGGGGTTCGTCCGGCGCTATGCACCGGATGCATCGCCCGAGGCCCATGCAGAATTCGACCGGCTCGTGGATTACGCGATTCAGTATTTCCATGATTTCGTGCGGCCGAATAAATCCTTCCGCGCACCGAGCGACCTGGAAAGGCGGGCATTGGAGGCGCTGGAACAGCGCCTGGCGACATGCGAACCGACAGCCAGCGCCGAAGCGATCCAGGAAATGCTCTACGAGGTGGGCAAGGACGCGGGATTTGAGACGTTGCGGGACTGGTTCAAGGCCCTGTACGAGGTGCTTCTGGGTCAGGAGCAGGGGCCGCGGTTCGGATCGTTCGTCGCCCTTTATGGCGTCGCCGAGACGCGGGCGTTGATTGCCGCCGCGCTCTCAGGAAAGCTCGGGTGA
- a CDS encoding cation:proton antiporter, translating into MPHETALIAMLAIGFVFAFIFGFLADRLRLPPLVGYLVAGVAIGPFTPGYIADSGLAGQLAEMGVILLMFGVGLHFSASALMAVRWIAIPGAVGQICIATLMGVGVAWLWGWSLGAGLVFGLSLSVASTVVLLRALEERNTIDTPNGRIAIGWLIVEDLAMVMALVLLPAFAEVLGGHAATGADHAPAASDMGLALSLGITIAKVAAFVVLAMALGPKVVPWILRQVARTGSRELFTLSVLAIALGIAFGSAAVFGVSFALGAFFAGVVLSESQFSHRAAADSLPLQDAFAVLFFVSVGMLFDPSILMREPLKVLMVVALIILGKSLVAFAIVLALRFPMSTALTVSASLAQIGEFSFILVGLGIGLGLLPVEGRDLILSGALLSIMLNPLVFAAVTAMLKSIGGQAQEFGATQMKALTQELNEVRRAAESRENERGLQAQQMVEKFPIFAGLDPEKRQELLMLFKPRSAEPGKKIIRVGDRADAMYFISSGSVQVSVGDKTIKLGPGDFFGEMALLSGTRRTADVTATDYCQFLTLSVRDFRQFIARHPQLKAQFDAMAAKRRLMNEGRGDRVGGEVAADTAS; encoded by the coding sequence TTGCCGCACGAGACCGCTCTCATTGCGATGCTGGCCATCGGCTTCGTGTTTGCATTCATCTTCGGTTTTCTGGCCGACAGGCTGAGACTCCCGCCTCTCGTGGGCTACCTGGTCGCCGGGGTCGCCATCGGCCCCTTCACACCCGGGTACATCGCCGATTCCGGCCTCGCCGGCCAGTTGGCGGAGATGGGCGTGATCCTGCTGATGTTCGGCGTGGGCCTCCATTTCTCGGCATCGGCGCTCATGGCCGTGAGGTGGATCGCGATCCCAGGAGCGGTCGGGCAGATCTGCATCGCAACCCTGATGGGAGTCGGGGTCGCCTGGCTCTGGGGATGGAGCCTCGGGGCGGGGCTCGTTTTCGGGCTGAGTCTTTCGGTCGCCAGCACGGTGGTGCTGCTGCGCGCCCTCGAGGAGAGGAACACCATCGACACGCCCAACGGGCGGATCGCCATTGGCTGGCTCATCGTCGAAGATCTTGCGATGGTCATGGCGCTCGTCCTCCTGCCCGCGTTCGCCGAGGTGCTTGGCGGGCATGCGGCGACCGGCGCCGATCATGCGCCCGCCGCGAGCGACATGGGGCTGGCGCTCAGCCTGGGGATTACAATCGCCAAGGTCGCAGCTTTCGTCGTACTGGCGATGGCGTTGGGGCCCAAGGTGGTGCCCTGGATCCTGAGACAGGTCGCGCGAACGGGCTCGCGCGAGCTGTTCACTCTCTCGGTCCTGGCGATCGCACTTGGCATCGCTTTTGGATCGGCTGCCGTCTTCGGCGTCTCTTTCGCCCTGGGCGCCTTCTTTGCCGGGGTGGTCTTGAGCGAGTCGCAGTTCAGCCACAGGGCCGCTGCGGATTCGTTACCGCTCCAAGATGCCTTCGCAGTGCTCTTCTTCGTTTCCGTCGGCATGCTCTTCGACCCGTCGATCCTGATGCGCGAGCCGCTCAAGGTTCTCATGGTCGTCGCCCTGATCATCCTCGGAAAGTCACTCGTCGCGTTCGCCATCGTGCTTGCCTTGCGTTTTCCCATGTCGACCGCCTTGACTGTCTCGGCCAGCCTCGCTCAGATCGGTGAGTTCTCGTTCATCCTGGTGGGACTCGGCATCGGACTTGGCCTTCTGCCGGTGGAGGGGCGCGACCTGATCCTGTCCGGTGCGCTGCTATCGATCATGCTCAATCCGCTCGTTTTCGCTGCGGTCACGGCGATGCTCAAGAGCATAGGGGGGCAAGCGCAGGAGTTCGGCGCCACCCAAATGAAGGCCTTGACCCAGGAATTGAACGAGGTGCGTCGAGCGGCAGAATCCCGGGAGAACGAGCGCGGCCTGCAGGCGCAGCAGATGGTCGAGAAGTTCCCGATCTTTGCCGGCCTGGATCCCGAAAAGCGGCAGGAACTGCTGATGCTGTTCAAGCCACGATCGGCGGAGCCAGGCAAAAAAATCATCCGGGTGGGGGACCGAGCCGACGCCATGTACTTCATCTCGTCGGGAAGCGTGCAAGTGTCGGTGGGCGACAAAACGATCAAGTTGGGGCCGGGAGACTTTTTCGGGGAAATGGCGCTGTTGAGCGGAACGCGGCGGACGGCCGACGTGACCGCAACCGACTACTGCCAATTTCTGACCCTTTCGGTGCGGGATTTCCGGCAATTCATTGCACGCCATCCTCAGCTCAAGGCGCAGTTCGACGCCATGGCAGCGAAGCGGCGCCTCATGAACGAGGGACGGGGAGACCGCGTAGGCGGGGAGGTGGCAGCGGACACCGCGAGTTGA
- the parA gene encoding ParA family partition ATPase, translating to MTGRIITLAQQKGGSGKTTIAAHLAVAFHLQGLRVAIVDVDPQGSLGEWFEARERRMADDAGLSFRTASGWGARRAARALARDFDIVVVDTPPKSDVEAKSAIETANLVVVPIQPTHVDLWATKPTLDLIGQVQVPSLLILNRVLSRVSLTGEMAAAMAEFGHPAASNTIGNRVGFAASMGEGSTLLEREPGSKGSAELQAVALEVIDHLVAADGAQP from the coding sequence TTGACAGGCAGGATCATCACGCTGGCCCAGCAGAAAGGCGGATCTGGAAAAACGACAATCGCTGCGCATCTCGCGGTGGCCTTTCATCTGCAGGGACTCAGGGTCGCAATTGTCGATGTCGATCCGCAGGGAAGCCTCGGAGAATGGTTCGAGGCGCGCGAGCGGCGGATGGCTGACGATGCCGGTCTCAGCTTCCGCACAGCAAGCGGGTGGGGGGCGCGGCGCGCGGCGCGAGCCTTGGCGCGGGACTTCGACATCGTGGTCGTCGACACTCCGCCGAAGTCTGATGTGGAGGCGAAGTCAGCAATCGAGACCGCAAATCTCGTGGTGGTGCCGATCCAACCGACACATGTCGATCTGTGGGCGACAAAGCCGACGCTGGACTTGATCGGCCAAGTGCAAGTGCCCTCCTTGCTGATCCTCAATCGCGTGCTGTCACGAGTGTCCCTGACGGGCGAGATGGCCGCAGCGATGGCGGAGTTCGGGCATCCGGCGGCCTCAAACACGATCGGAAACAGAGTGGGGTTTGCGGCCAGCATGGGGGAGGGCAGCACCCTGCTCGAGAGAGAGCCAGGCAGCAAGGGAAGCGCCGAGCTGCAGGCGGTCGCGTTAGAGGTCATCGATCACCTTGTCGCGGCCGACGGTGCACAACCTTAG